Proteins found in one Streptococcus mitis genomic segment:
- the argH gene encoding argininosuccinate lyase, whose amino-acid sequence MAKNTKLWGGRFEGTVEDWVERFGASISFDQKLAKFDLIGSLAHVQMLGQTGILSLKESEKIQAGLKELLEELEAGQLDFDIANEDIHMNMEVLLTEKIGPLAGKLHTARSRNDQVATDIHLYLKEQLDHVLGKLAHLKGVLLDLAENHVKTIMPGYTHLQHAQPISFAHHLMAYYNMFQRDSERFEFNQQHTDLCPLGAAALAGTTFPIDRQLSSDLLKFKQPYTNSLDAVSDRDFILEFLSNASILMMHMSRFCEEIINWCSFEYQFITLSDTFTTGSSIMPQKKNPDMAELIRGKTGRVYGNLFGLLTVMKSLPLAYNKDLQEDKEGMFDTVETILNSLDVLAGMLSSLQVNKEKMQESTEKDFSNATELADYLAGKGLPFREAHEVVGRLVLDSIKCAKNIQDWTLEELQAYHSLISEDIYVYLQPKTAVQRRNSLGGTGFDQVKYQIAVAKKANKDLKS is encoded by the coding sequence ATGGCTAAGAATACAAAATTATGGGGTGGTCGCTTTGAAGGTACTGTCGAAGACTGGGTAGAGCGCTTTGGTGCGAGTATATCTTTTGACCAGAAATTAGCTAAATTTGATTTGATTGGTTCTTTAGCCCACGTTCAGATGTTGGGTCAGACGGGCATTTTGAGTTTGAAGGAGTCAGAAAAGATTCAAGCAGGCTTGAAAGAGCTTTTAGAAGAGCTAGAGGCAGGCCAACTTGACTTTGATATCGCAAACGAAGATATTCATATGAATATGGAAGTGTTGCTGACAGAAAAAATTGGTCCCCTTGCAGGGAAGTTACATACGGCTCGTTCTCGAAATGACCAAGTTGCGACAGATATACACTTATATCTCAAGGAACAGCTAGACCATGTCCTAGGTAAACTGGCTCATCTCAAGGGTGTTTTATTAGACTTGGCGGAAAATCATGTGAAGACGATCATGCCGGGCTATACCCATCTGCAACATGCCCAGCCTATTAGTTTTGCCCACCACCTGATGGCTTACTACAATATGTTTCAAAGAGACAGTGAACGTTTTGAATTTAACCAGCAGCATACAGACCTATGCCCTCTAGGTGCGGCAGCTTTGGCAGGGACGACTTTCCCCATTGATCGTCAGTTGTCCAGCGATTTGCTGAAGTTTAAGCAACCTTATACAAATTCTTTGGATGCTGTTAGTGACCGCGATTTTATCTTAGAATTTCTGTCCAATGCCAGCATACTCATGATGCATATGAGCCGTTTTTGTGAAGAAATAATCAATTGGTGTAGCTTTGAGTACCAATTTATTACCTTGTCAGATACGTTTACAACAGGTTCCTCTATTATGCCCCAAAAGAAAAATCCAGATATGGCTGAGTTGATTCGAGGAAAGACTGGTCGAGTTTATGGGAATCTGTTTGGACTATTGACAGTCATGAAGTCCTTGCCTTTAGCTTATAATAAGGATTTGCAAGAGGATAAGGAAGGGATGTTTGATACGGTCGAAACGATTTTAAATTCCCTCGATGTATTGGCAGGTATGTTATCTAGTTTGCAGGTAAACAAGGAAAAAATGCAAGAATCAACAGAGAAGGACTTTTCAAATGCGACTGAGTTGGCAGATTATTTGGCAGGGAAAGGCTTGCCATTTAGAGAAGCTCATGAGGTTGTAGGAAGATTAGTGCTAGACTCTATCAAGTGTGCTAAAAATATTCAAGATTGGACTTTGGAGGAATTGCAAGCCTATCATTCTCTTATTTCCGAGGATATTTATGTCTACTTGCAACCTAAAACTGCGGTTCAAAGACGAAATTCCTTGGGAGGTACAGGATTTGACCAAGTGAAATACCAAATTGCAGTCGCTAAGAAAGCGAATAAAGATTTAAAAAGTTGA
- a CDS encoding argininosuccinate synthase: MSKEKVILAYSGGLDTSVAITWLKKDYDVVAVCMDVGEGKDLDFIHDKALKVGAVESYVIDVKDEFATDYVLVALQSHAYYEQKYPLVSALSRPLISKKLVEIAHQTGATTIAHGCTGKGNDQVRFEVSIAALDPNLKVIAPVREWKWSREEEIHYAKENGVPVPADLDNPYSVDQNLWGRANECGILENPWNQAPEEAFGITTSPEQAPDIPEYIDIEFSEGVPVSLNGEGLKLADLIQKLNEIAGKHGVGRIDHVENRLVGIKSREIYECPGAVTLLTAHKEIEDLTLVREVAHFKPIIENELSNLIYNALWFSPATQALIAYIKETQKVVNGTAKVKLYKGSAQVVARKSPNSLYDENLATYTSADTFDQDAAVGFIKLWGLPTKVHSEVQKIAK, from the coding sequence ATGAGTAAAGAAAAAGTAATTTTGGCCTATTCTGGCGGTTTAGACACATCAGTTGCTATTACCTGGCTGAAGAAAGACTATGATGTTGTTGCAGTTTGTATGGATGTGGGTGAAGGGAAAGACTTAGATTTCATCCATGATAAGGCTCTCAAGGTTGGGGCAGTCGAATCTTATGTCATTGATGTTAAGGACGAATTTGCTACAGATTATGTGCTAGTGGCTCTTCAGTCACATGCTTATTATGAACAAAAGTATCCCTTGGTATCTGCCTTGAGCCGCCCTCTTATTTCTAAAAAATTGGTTGAAATAGCGCATCAGACAGGAGCGACTACAATTGCTCATGGTTGTACCGGTAAGGGGAATGACCAAGTACGTTTTGAAGTATCGATTGCAGCCTTGGATCCCAATTTAAAAGTGATTGCGCCAGTTCGTGAATGGAAATGGTCTCGGGAGGAAGAAATTCATTATGCTAAGGAAAATGGGGTGCCTGTTCCTGCTGATCTTGACAATCCCTACTCTGTTGACCAAAATCTTTGGGGACGTGCCAATGAGTGTGGTATTTTGGAAAATCCATGGAATCAGGCTCCAGAAGAAGCCTTTGGCATCACAACTTCTCCAGAGCAAGCTCCAGATATACCAGAATACATTGATATTGAGTTTAGTGAAGGTGTTCCAGTTTCCCTCAATGGAGAAGGGTTAAAATTGGCAGATTTGATTCAAAAACTCAATGAAATAGCTGGAAAACATGGGGTCGGACGGATTGACCACGTGGAAAATCGTTTGGTTGGGATTAAATCAAGAGAAATCTATGAGTGTCCAGGTGCAGTGACCTTGCTGACAGCTCATAAGGAAATTGAGGACTTGACGCTTGTGAGAGAAGTGGCTCATTTTAAACCAATCATAGAAAATGAATTATCAAATCTCATTTATAATGCTTTGTGGTTTAGTCCAGCTACACAAGCCTTGATTGCTTATATTAAAGAGACTCAAAAAGTTGTCAATGGGACTGCAAAAGTTAAACTATATAAGGGGAGCGCTCAGGTCGTGGCTAGGAAATCACCAAATTCACTTTACGATGAAAATTTGGCGACGTATACTAGTGCAGATACCTTTGACCAAGATGCGGCTGTTGGCTTTATTAAGTTGTGGGGACTTCCAACCAAGGTTCATTCTGAGGTTCAAAAAATCGCCAAATAG
- a CDS encoding ABC transporter substrate-binding protein, which translates to MNKMKKVLMTMFGLVMLPLLFACSNNQSAGIEAIKSKGKLVVALNPDFAPFEYQKVVDGKNQIVGSDIELAKAIATELGVELELSPMSFDNVLASVQSGKADLAISGVSKTDERSKVFDFSIPYYTSKNKLIVKKSDLATYQSVNDLAQKKVGAQKGSIQETMAKDLLQNSSLVSLPKNGNLITDLKSGQVDAVIFEEPVAKGFVENNPDLAIAELNFEKEQDDSYAVAMKKDSKELKEAVDRTIQKLKDSGELDKLIEDAFKASIEK; encoded by the coding sequence ATGAATAAGATGAAGAAGGTGTTGATGACGATGTTTGGTTTAGTGATGCTCCCCCTACTATTTGCTTGTAGTAACAATCAATCGGCTGGAATTGAAGCTATCAAGTCCAAAGGAAAATTGGTTGTAGCCCTCAATCCAGATTTTGCTCCATTTGAATACCAAAAAGTGGTTGATGGAAAAAATCAGATTGTGGGTTCAGATATCGAATTAGCCAAGGCTATCGCAACAGAACTAGGTGTCGAATTGGAACTATCTCCCATGAGTTTTGACAATGTACTGGCTAGTGTTCAATCAGGAAAAGCTGACCTTGCCATATCTGGTGTTTCTAAGACAGATGAACGGAGCAAGGTGTTTGACTTTTCAATTCCTTACTATACTTCAAAAAATAAGCTTATTGTCAAAAAATCTGACTTGGCCACTTATCAGTCTGTAAACGACCTGGCGCAGAAGAAGGTCGGAGCGCAGAAAGGTTCGATTCAAGAAACGATGGCGAAAGATTTGCTACAAAATTCTTCCCTCGTATCTCTGCCTAAAAATGGGAATTTAATTACAGATTTAAAATCAGGACAAGTGGATGCCGTTATCTTTGAAGAACCTGTTGCCAAGGGATTTGTGGAAAATAATCCTGATTTAGCAATCGCAGAACTCAATTTTGAAAAAGAGCAAGATGATTCTTATGCGGTCGCCATGAAAAAAGATAGCAAGGAATTGAAAGAGGCAGTCGATAGAACCATTCAAAAGTTGAAGGATTCTGGAGAATTAGACAAACTCATTGAGGATGCATTTAAAGCGTCCATTGAAAAATAG
- a CDS encoding helix-turn-helix domain-containing protein, with product MRYDFGKVYKEIRESKGLTQEEVCGDVLSRTSLSKIESGKVTPKYENMEFLLRQINMSFEEFDYICHLYQPSQRTEIMQTYLNMNSIIGSNSLVHFFETCQNYLKTHHDLPIEEIRDMLEVVIHIRQHGAEQLSDQVKQTIQKLWEKIEKQDTWYESDLKILNTILFSFPIEHLHLITGKILQRLEVYKNYQHLYDLRMTILLNLSTIYLYHQDKNMCQQICYTLLEDAKNKKSYDMLAICYVRIGICRNDAKLIQKGFSLLELTEETSMLSHLKKEVETYYQPKKI from the coding sequence ATGCGTTATGATTTTGGAAAGGTCTATAAAGAAATACGTGAGTCAAAAGGATTGACTCAAGAAGAGGTCTGCGGAGATGTCCTTTCAAGAACTAGCCTATCAAAGATTGAAAGTGGCAAGGTAACTCCCAAATATGAAAACATGGAATTTCTTCTCCGACAGATTAATATGAGTTTTGAAGAATTTGACTACATCTGCCATCTCTATCAGCCGAGCCAACGGACAGAAATCATGCAAACTTATCTCAATATGAATTCCATTATTGGTAGTAATAGTCTAGTTCATTTTTTTGAAACATGCCAAAACTATCTCAAGACCCATCACGACCTGCCTATAGAAGAAATCCGGGATATGCTTGAAGTTGTCATTCATATCCGTCAGCATGGTGCAGAGCAACTGTCAGACCAAGTGAAACAGACTATCCAAAAGCTGTGGGAAAAAATTGAAAAACAAGATACATGGTATGAAAGTGACCTAAAAATCCTCAATACTATTCTTTTCAGCTTTCCAATTGAGCACCTCCATCTCATCACTGGAAAAATCTTGCAACGCTTAGAAGTCTATAAAAACTATCAACATTTATATGACTTGCGAATGACAATCCTACTCAACCTTTCCACCATTTACTTATACCATCAAGACAAAAACATGTGTCAACAAATCTGCTATACTTTACTAGAGGATGCCAAGAACAAGAAAAGCTACGATATGCTTGCTATCTGCTATGTCCGTATTGGGATTTGTAGGAATGATGCTAAACTTATCCAAAAAGGGTTCTCCCTTCTAGAGCTGACCGAGGAAACTTCTATGCTGTCTCATCTCAAAAAAGAAGTGGAGACCTATTATCAACCGAAGAAAATATAA
- a CDS encoding M23 family metallopeptidase, whose translation MKSTTKKIKTTLAGVAALFAVFAPSFVSAQESSTYTVKEGDTLSEIAETHNTTVEKLAENNHIDNVHMIYVGQELVIDGPVAPVATPAPTTYAAPAAQDETVLAPAAETKEVTEETAPVASASVAEETVATTETSAPVPAATVSGSEAEAKEWIAQKESGGSYTATNGQYIGRYQLTDSYLNGDYSAANQERVADAYVAGRYGSWSAAKNFWLNNGWY comes from the coding sequence ATGAAATCAACAACTAAAAAGATTAAAACAACTCTTGCAGGAGTAGCTGCCTTGTTTGCAGTATTTGCTCCATCATTTGTATCTGCTCAAGAATCATCAACTTACACTGTTAAAGAAGGTGACACACTTTCAGAAATCGCTGAAACTCACAACACAACTGTTGAGAAATTGGCAGAAAACAACCACATTGACAACGTCCATATGATTTATGTCGGTCAAGAGTTGGTTATCGATGGCCCTGTAGCGCCTGTCGCAACACCAGCACCAACTACTTATGCGGCACCAGCAGCTCAGGATGAAACTGTTTTAGCCCCAGCAGCAGAAACTAAAGAAGTAACAGAAGAAACAGCTCCAGTGGCAAGCGCATCTGTAGCAGAAGAAACTGTTGCTACAACAGAAACTTCAGCGCCAGTACCAGCTGCAACTGTAAGCGGATCTGAAGCAGAAGCTAAAGAATGGATTGCTCAAAAAGAATCAGGTGGTAGCTACACAGCTACAAACGGCCAATACATCGGACGTTACCAATTGACAGATTCATACTTGAACGGTGACTACTCAGCTGCTAACCAAGAACGTGTAGCAGATGCCTACGTTGCAGGACGTTACGGTTCATGGTCAGCTGCTAAAAACTTCTGGCTTAACAATGGTTGGTATTAA
- the sdaAB gene encoding L-serine ammonia-lyase, iron-sulfur-dependent subunit beta, translating to MKSLRFQSVFDIIGPVMIGPSSSHTAGAVRIGKIVSSIFDDTPTEVEFQLFNSFAKTYRGHGTDLALVAGILGMDTDDPEIPNSLEIAHKRGIKIVWTIQKDSNAPHPNTTKITVKNAHKTISVTGISIGGGNIQVTELNGFAVSLNMNTPTIIIVHQDIPGMIALVTEALSRYGINIAQMNVTREKAGEKAIMIIEVDSRNCDEAIEEIRKIPHLHNVNFFK from the coding sequence ATGAAATCACTTCGTTTTCAATCTGTCTTTGATATCATCGGACCAGTTATGATTGGCCCATCTAGTAGTCATACCGCTGGTGCTGTTCGTATTGGGAAGATTGTCTCTTCCATTTTTGATGATACTCCGACAGAAGTCGAATTCCAACTATTTAACTCATTTGCCAAGACCTATCGTGGTCACGGAACAGACCTAGCCCTTGTTGCAGGTATTTTGGGCATGGATACAGATGATCCTGAAATCCCAAACAGTCTGGAAATTGCCCACAAGCGTGGTATCAAGATTGTCTGGACCATTCAGAAAGACAGCAATGCTCCTCACCCAAACACTACTAAAATTACCGTTAAAAATGCCCATAAAACCATCAGCGTAACTGGTATTTCTATCGGTGGAGGAAATATTCAGGTCACCGAACTCAATGGCTTTGCCGTCTCTCTCAATATGAATACACCAACTATCATCATTGTTCATCAAGATATTCCAGGTATGATTGCCCTCGTAACAGAGGCTCTTTCACGCTATGGTATCAATATCGCCCAGATGAATGTCACTCGTGAAAAAGCTGGTGAAAAAGCCATTATGATTATCGAAGTTGACAGTCGCAACTGTGATGAGGCCATCGAAGAAATTCGAAAAATCCCTCATCTCCACAATGTCAATTTCTTTAAATAG
- the sdaAA gene encoding L-serine ammonia-lyase, iron-sulfur-dependent, subunit alpha codes for MFYSIKELVEQADLDFQGNVAELMITTEFELTGREREEVFLLMERNLEVMKASVQLGLNENKSRSGLTGGDAAKLDHYIKNGKTLSDYTILSAARNAIAVNEHNAKMGLVCATPTAGSAGCLPSVLTAAIEKLDLSHEQQLDFLFAAGAFGLVIANNASISGAEGGCQAEVGSASAMSAAALTLAAGGTPYQASQAIAFVIKNMLGLICDPVAGLVEVPCVKRNAMGASFAFIAADMALAGIESKIPVDEVIDAMYQVGASMPTAFRETAEGGLAATPTGRRLQKEIFGE; via the coding sequence ATGTTTTATTCTATCAAAGAATTGGTCGAGCAAGCAGATCTGGACTTTCAAGGAAATGTCGCAGAACTCATGATTACAACAGAGTTTGAATTGACCGGTCGCGAACGTGAAGAAGTCTTCCTTCTCATGGAACGTAATCTGGAAGTCATGAAAGCCTCTGTCCAACTCGGCCTCAATGAAAATAAATCTCGTAGTGGCCTGACAGGTGGAGATGCTGCCAAATTGGATCACTACATCAAAAACGGAAAAACTCTATCAGATTACACAATTCTCTCTGCTGCCCGAAATGCCATCGCAGTCAATGAACACAATGCCAAAATGGGCTTGGTTTGTGCCACTCCGACCGCAGGAAGTGCCGGCTGTCTCCCTTCTGTTCTCACTGCTGCTATTGAAAAATTAGACCTCAGCCACGAGCAACAACTGGATTTCCTCTTTGCTGCGGGTGCCTTTGGACTAGTCATCGCAAACAATGCCTCTATCTCAGGTGCTGAGGGCGGTTGCCAAGCTGAGGTTGGTTCAGCATCTGCTATGAGCGCTGCCGCCTTGACTCTAGCTGCAGGCGGAACACCTTATCAGGCCAGTCAGGCCATTGCCTTTGTCATTAAAAATATGCTAGGCCTCATCTGTGACCCTGTTGCCGGCTTGGTCGAAGTTCCCTGTGTCAAACGCAATGCCATGGGAGCCAGCTTTGCCTTCATCGCAGCAGACATGGCCTTGGCAGGTATCGAATCTAAAATTCCTGTGGATGAAGTTATCGATGCCATGTACCAAGTAGGAGCAAGCATGCCAACTGCCTTTCGTGAAACAGCTGAAGGTGGACTCGCTGCCACCCCTACTGGTCGTCGCCTCCAAAAAGAAATTTTCGGAGAATAA
- a CDS encoding HAD family hydrolase has protein sequence MTSITAIFFDLDGTLVDSSIGIHNAFTHTFKELGVPSPDAKTIRGFMGPPLESSFATCLPKDQISDAVQIYRSYYKEKGIHEAQLFPQIVELLQELSKNYPLYITTTKNTPTAQDMTKNLGIHHFFDGIYGSSPEAPHKADVIRQALQTHQLAPEQAIIIGDTKFDMLGAQETGIQKLAVTWGFGEQADLLNYQPDYIAHKPIEVLRYFQ, from the coding sequence ATGACCTCTATCACAGCGATTTTTTTCGATCTGGATGGAACCCTCGTCGACAGTTCTATCGGGATTCACAATGCCTTTACCCATACCTTTAAGGAGCTGGGGGTGCCTAGCCCTGATGCCAAAACTATTCGTGGTTTTATGGGGCCGCCCCTCGAAAGTAGTTTTGCGACTTGCCTTCCCAAAGACCAAATCTCTGACGCCGTGCAGATATACCGTTCGTACTATAAGGAGAAAGGCATCCATGAAGCTCAGCTCTTCCCTCAGATTGTAGAATTACTTCAAGAACTATCCAAGAATTATCCTCTCTACATCACCACTACAAAGAATACACCTACTGCTCAAGACATGACTAAAAACTTGGGAATCCATCATTTCTTTGATGGCATTTATGGTTCCAGCCCTGAAGCACCCCATAAGGCAGATGTCATTCGCCAAGCCTTACAGACACATCAACTAGCACCAGAACAAGCCATCATCATCGGAGATACCAAGTTTGATATGCTTGGAGCTCAAGAAACAGGCATTCAGAAATTGGCCGTCACTTGGGGATTTGGAGAACAAGCAGATCTACTAAACTATCAGCCTGATTATATCGCTCACAAACCCATAGAAGTTTTGAGGTATTTTCAATAA
- a CDS encoding polysaccharide biosynthesis protein, with protein MNKKLTDYVIDLVEILNKQQKQVFWGIFDILSMVVSIIVSYILFYGLINPAPVDYIIYTSLAFLFYQLMIGFWGLNASISRYSKITDFMKIFFGVTASSILSYSICYAFLPLFSIRFIVLFILLSTFLILLPRITWQLIYSKRKKGSGDGEHRRTFLIGAGDGGALFMDSYQHPTSELELVGILDKDSKKKGQKLGGIPVLGSYDDLPELAKRHQIERVIVAIPSLDPSEYERILQMCNKLGVKCYKMPKVETVVQGLHQAGGGFQKIDITDLLGRQEIRLDESRLGAELTGKTILVTGAGGSIGSEICRQVSRFNPERIVLLGHGENSIYLVYHELIRKFQGIDYVPVIADIQDYDRLLQVFEQYKPAIVYHAAAHKHVPMMERNPKEAFKNNIRGTYNVAKAVDEAKVPKMVMISTDKAVNPPNVMGATKRVAELIVTGFNQRSQSTYCAVRFGNVLGSRGSVIPVFERQIAEGGPVTVTDFRMTRYFMTIPEASRLVIHAGAYAKDGEVFILDMGKPVKIYDLAKKMVLLSGHTESEIPIVEVGIRPGEKLYEELLVSTELVDNQVMDKIFVGKVNIMPLEAIDQKIEEFRTLSGDELKQAIIAFANQTTHVE; from the coding sequence ATGAATAAAAAACTCACAGATTATGTGATTGATCTGGTGGAAATTTTAAATAAACAACAAAAACAGGTTTTCTGGGGAATATTTGATATTTTGAGTATGGTGGTTTCCATCATTGTATCTTATATTTTATTCTACGGCTTGATTAATCCAGCACCTGTTGACTACATTATCTATACGAGTTTGGCCTTCCTGTTCTATCAATTGATGATTGGATTTTGGGGGTTGAACGCTAGTATTAGTCGTTACAGCAAGATTACGGATTTCATGAAAATCTTTTTTGGTGTGACTGCTAGCAGTATCTTGTCATATAGTATCTGCTATGCCTTCTTGCCTCTCTTCTCTATCCGTTTTATCGTGCTCTTTATCTTGTTGAGTACTTTCTTGATTTTATTGCCACGGATTACTTGGCAGTTAATCTACTCTAAACGCAAAAAGGGAAGTGGTGATGGAGAACACCGTCGGACTTTCTTGATTGGTGCCGGTGATGGTGGAGCTCTCTTTATGGATAGTTACCAACATCCAACTAGTGAATTAGAACTTGTCGGTATTTTGGACAAGGATTCTAAGAAAAAGGGCCAAAAACTTGGTGGAATTCCTGTTTTGGGTTCATATGATGATCTGCCTGAATTAGCCAAACGCCATCAAATCGAGCGTGTCATCGTTGCGATTCCATCGCTTGACCCGTCAGAATATGAACGTATCTTGCAGATGTGTAATAAGTTGGGTGTCAAATGTTACAAGATGCCTAAGGTTGAAACCGTTGTTCAGGGACTTCACCAAGCAGGTGGAGGATTCCAGAAGATTGATATCACAGACCTTTTGGGACGTCAGGAAATTCGTCTTGATGAATCGCGTCTGGGCGCAGAACTGACAGGTAAGACAATCTTGGTTACAGGTGCTGGTGGCTCAATCGGTTCTGAAATCTGTCGCCAAGTTAGTCGTTTCAATCCTGAACGCATCGTTTTGCTCGGTCATGGGGAAAATTCAATCTACCTTGTTTATCATGAATTGATTCGCAAGTTCCAAGGGATTGATTATGTACCAGTTATTGCCGATATTCAAGACTATGACCGTTTGTTGCAAGTCTTTGAGCAGTACAAGCCAGCTATTGTTTATCATGCGGCTGCCCACAAGCACGTTCCTATGATGGAGCGCAATCCAAAAGAAGCCTTCAAAAACAATATCCGTGGAACTTACAACGTTGCTAAGGCTGTTGATGAAGCTAAAGTACCTAAGATGGTTATGATTTCGACGGATAAGGCGGTTAATCCACCAAATGTTATGGGAGCAACCAAGCGCGTGGCTGAGTTGATTGTCACTGGCTTTAACCAACGTAGCCAATCAACCTACTGTGCAGTTCGTTTTGGAAATGTTCTTGGTAGTCGTGGTAGTGTGATTCCAGTCTTTGAGCGTCAGATTGCTGAAGGAGGGCCTGTGACGGTCACAGACTTCCGCATGACCCGTTACTTTATGACCATTCCAGAAGCTAGCCGTTTGGTTATCCATGCTGGTGCCTATGCCAAGGATGGAGAAGTCTTTATCCTTGATATGGGCAAACCAGTCAAGATTTATGACTTGGCCAAGAAAATGGTCCTTCTAAGTGGACACACCGAAAGCGAAATTCCAATCGTTGAAGTTGGAATCCGCCCAGGCGAAAAACTTTACGAAGAACTCTTGGTATCAACCGAACTGGTTGATAATCAGGTTATGGATAAGATTTTCGTTGGTAAGGTTAATATCATGCCTCTAGAAGCCATCGATCAAAAAATTGAAGAGTTCCGCACTCTTAGTGGAGATGAGTTGAAGCAAGCCATTATCGCCTTTGCCAATCAAACAACCCACGTTGAATAA
- a CDS encoding glycosyltransferase, with translation MSEKQKISVLMSVYIKENPTFLKDAIESVQNQTLKPSELVLVEDGPLTPELYQVLDQLEAESDIPVKRYPLEQNQGLGLALRQGVLQCQYDIIARMDTDDIAVPDRFEKQVQLMEKDKLDLLGGHIAEFIDNPDEIVSYRRVPTQHADIVAYQRMRSAFNHMTVMFKKDMVLKAGNYEDGLYMEDDLLWLNMIAAGAKTGNLDQILCKVRVGAGMFERRGGLRYLKLYRQARQRMLKRGQISYMEYAKSVAIQMIVALCPGFVRQFIFMKLLRKSN, from the coding sequence GTGTCTGAAAAGCAAAAAATCAGCGTATTGATGTCGGTCTATATTAAGGAAAATCCGACATTTTTAAAGGATGCTATTGAGAGTGTTCAAAATCAGACTCTGAAACCGAGCGAATTGGTTCTGGTTGAGGATGGGCCTTTGACACCTGAGCTCTATCAGGTATTAGACCAGCTTGAAGCTGAGTCTGATATTCCAGTGAAACGCTATCCTCTTGAGCAGAATCAAGGTTTGGGTCTGGCTCTTCGACAGGGTGTTTTGCAGTGTCAGTATGATATTATTGCCCGTATGGATACGGATGATATAGCTGTTCCAGACCGTTTTGAGAAACAGGTTCAGCTAATGGAGAAGGACAAGCTCGACCTATTAGGTGGACATATTGCAGAGTTTATTGACAATCCTGATGAGATTGTTTCTTACCGTCGTGTTCCAACCCAGCATGCAGATATTGTAGCTTATCAAAGGATGAGAAGTGCCTTTAACCACATGACTGTCATGTTCAAGAAGGACATGGTTCTCAAGGCAGGCAACTATGAGGATGGCCTCTATATGGAGGATGACCTCCTCTGGCTCAATATGATCGCTGCAGGAGCCAAGACTGGAAATCTGGATCAAATCTTGTGTAAGGTTCGTGTCGGAGCAGGGATGTTTGAGCGTCGTGGGGGACTGCGTTACCTTAAACTCTATCGTCAGGCTCGTCAGCGCATGCTGAAGAGAGGGCAAATTTCTTACATGGAGTATGCCAAGAGTGTTGCCATTCAGATGATTGTTGCCCTTTGTCCCGGATTTGTCCGACAGTTTATTTTTATGAAACTGTTAAGAAAAAGCAATTAA